The Bos taurus isolate L1 Dominette 01449 registration number 42190680 breed Hereford chromosome 18, ARS-UCD2.0, whole genome shotgun sequence genome has a window encoding:
- the PRPF31 gene encoding U4/U6 small nuclear ribonucleoprotein Prp31, producing MSLADELLADLEEAAEEEEGGSYGEEEEEPAIEDVQEETQLDLSGDSVKSIAKLWDSKMFAEIMMKIEEYISKQAKASEVMGPVEAAPEYRVIVDANNLTVEIENELNIIHKFIRDKYSKRFPELESLVPNALDYIRTVKELGNSLDKCKNNENLQQILTNATIMVVSVTASTTQGQQLSEEELERLEEACDMALELNASKHRIYEYVESRMSFIAPNLSIIIGASTAAKIMGVAGGLTNLSKMPACNIMLLGAQRKTLSGFSSTSVLPHTGYIYHSDIVQSLPPDLRRKAARLVAAKCTLAARVDSFHESTEGKVGYELKDEIERKFDKWQEPPPVKQVKPLPAPLDGQRKKRGGRRYRKMKERLGLTEIRKQANRMSFGEIEEDAYQEDLGFSLGHLGKSGSGRVRQTQVNEATKARISKTLQRTLQKQSVVYGGKSTIRDRSSGTASSVAFTPLQGLEIVNPQAAEKKVAEANQKYFSSMAEFLKVKGEKSGITST from the exons ATGTCTCTGGCTGATGAGCTCCTGGCCGACCTCGAGGAGGCagcagaagaggaggagggaggaagctatggggaggaggaggaggagccagccATCGAGGATGTGCAGGAGGAGACCCAGCTGGATCTTTCCGGGGACTCAGTCAAGAGCATCGCCAAGCTGTGGGACAGCAAGATG TTTGCCGAGATCATGATGAAGATTGAGGAGTACATCAGCAAGCAGGCCAAAGCTTCAGAAG TGATGGGACCGGTGGAGGCGGCCCCTGAGTATCGGGTCATCGTAGATGCCAACAACCTAACAGTAGAGATCGAGAATGAGCTCA ACATCATCCACAAGTTCATCCGGGATAAGTACTCAAAGCGATTCCCCGAGCTGGAGTCCCTGGTCCCCAACGCCCTGGATTACATCCGCACTGTCAAG gagCTGGGCAACAGCCTGGACAAATGCAAGAACAATGAGAACCTGCAGCAGATCCTGACCAACGCCACCATCATGGTCGTCAGCGTCACTGCCTCCACCACCCAGGG GCAGCAGCTGTCGGAGGAGGAGCTGGAGCGGCTGGAGGAGGCCTGCGACATGGCGCTGGAGCTCAACGCCTCCAAGCACCGCATCTACGAGTACGTGGAGTCGCGGATGTCCTTCATCGCCCCCAACCTCTCCATCATCATCGGGGCCTCCACCGCCGCCAAGATCATGG GGGTGGCCGGCGGCCTGACCAACCTCTCCAAGATGCCCGCCTGCAACATCATGCTGCTTGGGGCGCAGCGCAAGACACTGTCGGGCTTCTCGTCTACCTCGGTGCTGCCCCACACCGGCTACATCTACCACAGTGACATCGTGCAGTCCCTGCCCCCG GATCTGCGGCGGAAAGCCGCCCGGCTGGTGGCCGCCAAGTGTACTCTGGCAGCTCGCGTGGACAGCTTCCACGAGAGCACGGAGGGGAAG GTGGGCTACGAGCTGAAGGACGAGATTGAGCGCAAGTTTGACAAGTGGCAGGAGCCGCCTCCCGTGAAGCAGGTGAAGCCACTGCCTGCGCCCCTTGATGGGCAGCGCAAGAAGAGAGGCGGCCGCAG GTACCGCAAGATGAAGGAGCGGCTGGGGCTGACAGAGATCCGGAAGCAGGCCAACCGCATGAGCTTCGGAGAG ATCGAGGAGGACGCCTACCAGGAGGACCTGGGTTTCAGCCTGGGCCACCTGGGCAAGTCGGGCAGCGGGCGGGTGCGGCAGACGCAGGTGAACGAGGCCACCAAAGCCAGGATTTCCAAGACGTTGCAG CGGACCCTGCAGAAACAGAGCGTGGTGTACGGTGGGAAGTCCACCATCCGCGACCGCTCGTCGGGAACCGCCTCCAGCGTGGCCTTCACCCCACTCCAG